From Nomascus leucogenys isolate Asia chromosome 15, Asia_NLE_v1, whole genome shotgun sequence, a single genomic window includes:
- the DGKZ gene encoding diacylglycerol kinase zeta isoform X7, translating to MAEGQGGGGQRWDWAGGSRAAEEEVVRRRCRRGEEAQVAQPWPEGSRGTAAGPPVEERFRQLHLRKQVSYRKAITKSGLQHLAPPPPTPGAPCSESERQIRSTVDWSESATYGEHIWFETNVSGDFCYVGEQYCVARMLQKSVSRRKCAACKIVVHTPCIEQLEKINFRCKPSFRESGSRNVREPTFVRHHWVHRRRQDGKCRHCGKGFQQKFTFHSKEIVAISCSWCKQAYHSKVSCFMLQQIEEPCSLGVHAAVVIPPTWILRARRPQNTLKASKKKKRASFKRKSSKKGPEEGRWRPFIIRPTPSPLMKPLLVFVNPKSGGNQGAKIIQSFLWYLNPRQVFDLSQGGPKEALEMYRKVHNLRILACGGDGTVGWILSTLDQLRLKPPPPVAILPLGTGNDLARTLNWGGGYTDEPVSKILSHVEEGNVVQLDRWDLHAEPNPEAGPEDRDEGATDRLPLDVFNNYFSLGFDAHVTLEFHESREANPEKFNSRFRNKMFYAGTAFSDFLMGSSKDLAKHIRVVVSGARLPWVGGPEGREAEATCHMHLNTHPARLQCDGTDLTPKIQDLKPQCVVFLNIPRYCAGTMPWGHPGEHHDFEPQRHDDGYLEVIGFTMTSLAALQVGGHGERLTQCREVVLTTSKAIPVQVDGEPCKLAASRIRIALRNQATMVQKAKRRSATPLHSDQQPVPEQLRIQVSRVSMHDYEALHYDKQQLKEASVPLGTVVVPGDSDLELCRAHIERLQQEPDGAGAKSPTCQKLSPKWCFLDATTASRFYRIDRAQEHLNYVTEIAQDEIYILDPELLGASARPDLPTPTSPLPTSPCSPTPRSLQGDAAPPQGEELIEAAKRNDFCKLQELHRAGGDLMHRDEQSRTLLHHAVSTGSKDVVRYLLDHAPPEILDAVEENGETCLHQAAALGQRTICHYIVEAGASLMKTDQQGDTPRQRAEKAQDTELAAYLENRQHYQMIQREDQETAV from the exons GAAAGCCATCACCAAGTCGGGCCTCCAGCACCTGGCCCCCCCTCCGCCCACCCCTGGGGCCCCGTGCAGCGAGTCAGAGCGGCAGATCCGGAGCACAGTGGACTGGAGC GAGTCAGCGACATATGGGGAGCACATCTGGTTCGAGACCAACGTGTCCGGGGACTTCTGCTACGTTGGGGAGCAGTACTGTGTAGCCAGGATGCTG CAGAAGTCAGTGTCTCGAAGAAAGTGCGCAGCCTGCAAGATAGTGGTGCACACGCCTTGCATCGAGCAGCTGGAGAAG ATAAATTTCCGCTGTAAGCCATCCTTCCGTGAATCAGGCTCCAGGAACGTCCGTGAG CCAACCTTTGTACGGCACCACTGGGTACACAGACGACGCCAGGACGGCAAGTGTCGGCACTGTGGGAAG GGATTCCAGCAGAAGTTCACCTTCCACAGCAAGGAGATTGTGGCCATCAGCTGCTCGTGGTGCAAGCAGGCA TACCACAGCAAGGTGTCCTGCTTCATGCTGCAGCAGATCGAGGAGCCGTGCTCGCTGGGGGTCCACGCAGCTGTGGTCATCCCGCCCACCTGGATCCTCCGCGCCCGGAGGCCCCAG AATACTCTGAAAGCaagcaagaagaagaagagggcATCCTTCAAGAGGAAGTCCAGCAAGAAAGGGCCTGAG GAGGGCCGCTGGAGACCCTTCATCATCaggcccaccccctcccccctcATGAAGCCCCTGCTGGTGTTTGTGAACCCCAAGAGTGGGGGCAACCAG GGTGCAAAGATCATCCAGTCTTTCCTCTGGTATCTCAATCCCCGACAAGTCTTTGACCTGAGCCAGGGAGGGCCCAAGGAGGC gctggagatgtACCGCAAAGTGCACAACCTGCGGATCCTGGCGTGCGGGGGTGACGGCACG gtGGGCTGGATCCTCTCCACCCTGGACCAGCTACGCCTGAAGCCGCCACCCCCTGTTGCCATCCTGCCCCTGGGTACTGGCAACGACTTGGCCCGAACCCTCAACTGGGGTGGG GGCTACACAGATGAGCCTGTGTCCAAGATCCTCTCTCACGTGGAGGAGGGGAACGTGGTACAGCTGGACCGCTGGGACCTCCACGCTGAGCCCAACCCCGAGGCAGGGCCTGAGGACCGAGATGAAGGCGCCACCGACCGG TTGCCCCTGGATGTCTTCAACAACTACTTCAGCCTGGGCTTCGACGCTCACGTCACCCTGGAGTTCCACGAGTCTCGAG AGGCCAACCCAGAGAAATTCAACAGCCGCTTTCGGAATAAGATGTTCTACGCCGGA ACAGCTTTCTCCGACTTCCTGATGGGCAGCTCCAAGGACCTGGCCAAGCACATCCGAGTGGTGGTGAGCGGGGCCAGGCTGCCGTGGGTGGGCGGGCCGGAAGGGAGGGAGGCGGAGGCCACCTGCCACATGCACCTCAACACCCACCCCGCCCGCCTCCAGTGTGATGGAACGGACTTGACTCCCAAGATCCAGGACCTGAAACCCCAGTGTGTTGTTTTCCTGAACATCCCCAG GTACTGTGCGGGCACCATGCCCTGGGGCCACCCTGGGGAGCACCACGACTTTGAGCCCCAGCGGCACGACGACGGCTACCTCGAGGTCATTGGCTTCACCATGACGTCCTTG GCCGCGCTGCAGGTGGGCGGGCACGGCGAGCGGCTGACACAGTGTCGTGAGGTGGTGCTCACCACATCCAAGGCCATCCCAGTGCAGGTGGATGGCGAGCCCTGCAAGCTCGCAGCCTCACGCATCCGCATCGCCCTGCGCAACCAGGCCACCATGGTGCAGAAGGCCAAGCGGCGGAGCGCCACCCCCCTGCACAGCGA CCAGCAGCCGGTGCCCGAACAGCTGCGCATCCAGGTGAGTCGCGTCAGCATGCACGACTACGAGGCCCTGCACTACGACAAGcagcagctcaaggaggcct CCGTGCCGCTGGGCACTGTGGTGGTCCCAGGAGACAGTGACCTAGAGCTCTGCCGCGCCCACATCGAGAGACTCCAGCAG GAGCCCGATGGTGCTGGAGCCAAGTCCCCAACATGCCAGAAACTGTCCCCCAAGTGGTGCTTCCTGGACG CCACCACTGCTAGCCGTTTCTACAGGATCGACCGAGCCCAG GAGCACCTCAACTATGTGACTGAGATCGCACAGGATGAGATTTATATCCTGGACCCTGAGCTGCTGGGGGCATCGGCCCGGCCTGACCTCCCAACCCCcacttcccctctccccacctcacccTGCTCACCCACGCCCCG GTCACTGCAAGGGGATGCTGCACCCCCTCAAG GTGAAGAGCTGATTGAGGCTGCCAAGAGGAACGACTTCTGTAAG CTCCAGGAGCTGCACCGAGCTGGGGGCGACCTCATGCACCGAGACGAGCAGAGCCGCACGCTCCTGCACCACGCAGTCAGCACTGGCAGCAAGGATGTGGTCCGCTACCTGCTGGACCATG cGCCCCCAGAGATCCTCGATGCGGTGGAGGAAAA CGGGGAGACCTGTTTGCACCAGGCAGCGGCCCTGGGCCAGCGCACCATCTGCCACTACATCGTGGAGGCCGGGGCCTCGCTCATGAAGACAGACCAGCAG GGCGACACTCCCCGGCAGCGGGCTGAGAAGGCTCAGGACACCGAGCTGGCCGCCTACCTGGAGAACCGGCAGCACTACCAGATGATCCAGCGGGAGGACCAGGAGACGGCTGTGTAG
- the DGKZ gene encoding diacylglycerol kinase zeta isoform X6 encodes METFFRRHFRWKVPGPGEGQRRPSSVGLPTGKARRRSPAGQASSSLAQRRRSSAQLQGCLLSCGVRARGCSRRRSSTVPPSCNPRFIVDKVPTPQPTTLGAQLLGTPLLWTGLVGMNEEEEEKGVQEDVVAEASSAIQPGTNTPGPPPPRGAQPLLPLPRYLRRASSHLLPADAVYDHALWGLHGYYRRLSQRRLSGQHPGPGGRRASGTTAGTMLPTRVRPLSRRRQVALRRKAAGPQAWSALLAKAITKSGLQHLAPPPPTPGAPCSESERQIRSTVDWSESATYGEHIWFETNVSGDFCYVGEQYCVARMLKSVSRRKCAACKIVVHTPCIEQLEKINFRCKPSFRESGSRNVREPTFVRHHWVHRRRQDGKCRHCGKGFQQKFTFHSKEIVAISCSWCKQAYHSKVSCFMLQQIEEPCSLGVHAAVVIPPTWILRARRPQNTLKASKKKKRASFKRKSSKKGPEEGRWRPFIIRPTPSPLMKPLLVFVNPKSGGNQGAKIIQSFLWYLNPRQVFDLSQGGPKEALEMYRKVHNLRILACGGDGTVGWILSTLDQLRLKPPPPVAILPLGTGNDLARTLNWGGGYTDEPVSKILSHVEEGNVVQLDRWDLHAEPNPEAGPEDRDEGATDRLPLDVFNNYFSLGFDAHVTLEFHESREANPEKFNSRFRNKMFYAGTAFSDFLMGSSKDLAKHIRVVCDGTDLTPKIQDLKPQCVVFLNIPRYCAGTMPWGHPGEHHDFEPQRHDDGYLEVIGFTMTSLAALQVGGHGERLTQCREVVLTTSKAIPVQVDGEPCKLAASRIRIALRNQATMVQKAKRRSATPLHSDQQPVPEQLRIQVSRVSMHDYEALHYDKQQLKEASVPLGTVVVPGDSDLELCRAHIERLQQEPDGAGAKSPTCQKLSPKWCFLDATTASRFYRIDRAQEHLNYVTEIAQDEIYILDPELLGASARPDLPTPTSPLPTSPCSPTPRSLQGDAAPPQGEELIEAAKRNDFCKLQELHRAGGDLMHRDEQSRTLLHHAVSTGSKDVVRYLLDHAPPEILDAVEENGETCLHQAAALGQRTICHYIVEAGASLMKTDQQGDTPRQRAEKAQDTELAAYLENRQHYQMIQREDQETAV; translated from the exons ATGGAGACTTTCTTTAGGAGACACTTCCGGTGGAAGGTGCCAGGCCCCGGAGAGGGGCAGCGGCGGCCCAGCAGCGTGGGGCTGCCCACAGGCAAGGCCCGGCGTCGCTCTCCCGCTGGGCAGGCCTCCTCCTCACTGGCACAGCGGCGCCGCTCCAGCGCCCAGCTGCAGGGCTGCCTCTTGAGCTGCGGGGTGAGGGCCCGGGGTTGCAGCCGCCGGCGCTCCAGCACTGTGCCCCCTTCCTGCAACCCCCGCTTCATCGTGGATAAGGTGCCCACTCCACAGCCTACCACTTTGGGGGCCCAGCTTCTGGGCACACCCCTGCTGTGGACCGGGCTTGTGGGCatgaatgaggaggaggaggagaagggtgTCCAGGAGGATGTGGTAGCCGAGGCATCGAGTGCCATCCAGCCAGGCACCAACACACCAGGGCCACCCCCACCCCGGGGCGCCCAGCCGCTGTTGCCCCTACCGCGCTACCTGCGCCGAGCCTCCTCCCACCTGCTCCCCGCGGATGCTGTATATGACCACGCTCTCTGGGGCCTGCACGGCTACTATCGGCGCCTTAGCCAGCGGCGGCTCTCAGGCCAGCACCCTGGCCCTGGGGGCCGAAGAGCCTCAGGCACCACCGCCGGCACCATGCTGCCCACCCGTGTGCGCCCACTGTCGCGCAGGCGCCAGGTAGCCCTACGGCGCAAGGCGGCCGGACCCCAGGCCTGGAGCGCCCTGCTCGC GAAAGCCATCACCAAGTCGGGCCTCCAGCACCTGGCCCCCCCTCCGCCCACCCCTGGGGCCCCGTGCAGCGAGTCAGAGCGGCAGATCCGGAGCACAGTGGACTGGAGC GAGTCAGCGACATATGGGGAGCACATCTGGTTCGAGACCAACGTGTCCGGGGACTTCTGCTACGTTGGGGAGCAGTACTGTGTAGCCAGGATGCTG AAGTCAGTGTCTCGAAGAAAGTGCGCAGCCTGCAAGATAGTGGTGCACACGCCTTGCATCGAGCAGCTGGAGAAG ATAAATTTCCGCTGTAAGCCATCCTTCCGTGAATCAGGCTCCAGGAACGTCCGTGAG CCAACCTTTGTACGGCACCACTGGGTACACAGACGACGCCAGGACGGCAAGTGTCGGCACTGTGGGAAG GGATTCCAGCAGAAGTTCACCTTCCACAGCAAGGAGATTGTGGCCATCAGCTGCTCGTGGTGCAAGCAGGCA TACCACAGCAAGGTGTCCTGCTTCATGCTGCAGCAGATCGAGGAGCCGTGCTCGCTGGGGGTCCACGCAGCTGTGGTCATCCCGCCCACCTGGATCCTCCGCGCCCGGAGGCCCCAG AATACTCTGAAAGCaagcaagaagaagaagagggcATCCTTCAAGAGGAAGTCCAGCAAGAAAGGGCCTGAG GAGGGCCGCTGGAGACCCTTCATCATCaggcccaccccctcccccctcATGAAGCCCCTGCTGGTGTTTGTGAACCCCAAGAGTGGGGGCAACCAG GGTGCAAAGATCATCCAGTCTTTCCTCTGGTATCTCAATCCCCGACAAGTCTTTGACCTGAGCCAGGGAGGGCCCAAGGAGGC gctggagatgtACCGCAAAGTGCACAACCTGCGGATCCTGGCGTGCGGGGGTGACGGCACG gtGGGCTGGATCCTCTCCACCCTGGACCAGCTACGCCTGAAGCCGCCACCCCCTGTTGCCATCCTGCCCCTGGGTACTGGCAACGACTTGGCCCGAACCCTCAACTGGGGTGGG GGCTACACAGATGAGCCTGTGTCCAAGATCCTCTCTCACGTGGAGGAGGGGAACGTGGTACAGCTGGACCGCTGGGACCTCCACGCTGAGCCCAACCCCGAGGCAGGGCCTGAGGACCGAGATGAAGGCGCCACCGACCGG TTGCCCCTGGATGTCTTCAACAACTACTTCAGCCTGGGCTTCGACGCTCACGTCACCCTGGAGTTCCACGAGTCTCGAG AGGCCAACCCAGAGAAATTCAACAGCCGCTTTCGGAATAAGATGTTCTACGCCGGA ACAGCTTTCTCCGACTTCCTGATGGGCAGCTCCAAGGACCTGGCCAAGCACATCCGAGTGGTG TGTGATGGAACGGACTTGACTCCCAAGATCCAGGACCTGAAACCCCAGTGTGTTGTTTTCCTGAACATCCCCAG GTACTGTGCGGGCACCATGCCCTGGGGCCACCCTGGGGAGCACCACGACTTTGAGCCCCAGCGGCACGACGACGGCTACCTCGAGGTCATTGGCTTCACCATGACGTCCTTG GCCGCGCTGCAGGTGGGCGGGCACGGCGAGCGGCTGACACAGTGTCGTGAGGTGGTGCTCACCACATCCAAGGCCATCCCAGTGCAGGTGGATGGCGAGCCCTGCAAGCTCGCAGCCTCACGCATCCGCATCGCCCTGCGCAACCAGGCCACCATGGTGCAGAAGGCCAAGCGGCGGAGCGCCACCCCCCTGCACAGCGA CCAGCAGCCGGTGCCCGAACAGCTGCGCATCCAGGTGAGTCGCGTCAGCATGCACGACTACGAGGCCCTGCACTACGACAAGcagcagctcaaggaggcct CCGTGCCGCTGGGCACTGTGGTGGTCCCAGGAGACAGTGACCTAGAGCTCTGCCGCGCCCACATCGAGAGACTCCAGCAG GAGCCCGATGGTGCTGGAGCCAAGTCCCCAACATGCCAGAAACTGTCCCCCAAGTGGTGCTTCCTGGACG CCACCACTGCTAGCCGTTTCTACAGGATCGACCGAGCCCAG GAGCACCTCAACTATGTGACTGAGATCGCACAGGATGAGATTTATATCCTGGACCCTGAGCTGCTGGGGGCATCGGCCCGGCCTGACCTCCCAACCCCcacttcccctctccccacctcacccTGCTCACCCACGCCCCG GTCACTGCAAGGGGATGCTGCACCCCCTCAAG GTGAAGAGCTGATTGAGGCTGCCAAGAGGAACGACTTCTGTAAG CTCCAGGAGCTGCACCGAGCTGGGGGCGACCTCATGCACCGAGACGAGCAGAGCCGCACGCTCCTGCACCACGCAGTCAGCACTGGCAGCAAGGATGTGGTCCGCTACCTGCTGGACCATG cGCCCCCAGAGATCCTCGATGCGGTGGAGGAAAA CGGGGAGACCTGTTTGCACCAGGCAGCGGCCCTGGGCCAGCGCACCATCTGCCACTACATCGTGGAGGCCGGGGCCTCGCTCATGAAGACAGACCAGCAG GGCGACACTCCCCGGCAGCGGGCTGAGAAGGCTCAGGACACCGAGCTGGCCGCCTACCTGGAGAACCGGCAGCACTACCAGATGATCCAGCGGGAGGACCAGGAGACGGCTGTGTAG
- the DGKZ gene encoding diacylglycerol kinase zeta isoform X11 encodes MAEGQGGGGQRWDWAGGSRAAEEEVVRRRCRRGEEAQVAQPWPEGSRGTAAGPPVEERFRQLHLRKQVSYRKAITKSGLQHLAPPPPTPGAPCSESERQIRSTVDWSESATYGEHIWFETNVSGDFCYVGEQYCVARMLKSVSRRKCAACKIVVHTPCIEQLEKINFRCKPSFRESGSRNVREPTFVRHHWVHRRRQDGKCRHCGKGFQQKFTFHSKEIVAISCSWCKQAYHSKVSCFMLQQIEEPCSLGVHAAVVIPPTWILRARRPQNTLKASKKKKRASFKRKSSKKGPEEGRWRPFIIRPTPSPLMKPLLVFVNPKSGGNQGAKIIQSFLWYLNPRQVFDLSQGGPKEALEMYRKVHNLRILACGGDGTVGWILSTLDQLRLKPPPPVAILPLGTGNDLARTLNWGGGYTDEPVSKILSHVEEGNVVQLDRWDLHAEPNPEAGPEDRDEGATDRLPLDVFNNYFSLGFDAHVTLEFHESREANPEKFNSRFRNKMFYAGTAFSDFLMGSSKDLAKHIRVVCDGTDLTPKIQDLKPQCVVFLNIPRYCAGTMPWGHPGEHHDFEPQRHDDGYLEVIGFTMTSLAALQVGGHGERLTQCREVVLTTSKAIPVQVDGEPCKLAASRIRIALRNQATMVQKAKRRSATPLHSDQQPVPEQLRIQVSRVSMHDYEALHYDKQQLKEASVPLGTVVVPGDSDLELCRAHIERLQQEPDGAGAKSPTCQKLSPKWCFLDATTASRFYRIDRAQEHLNYVTEIAQDEIYILDPELLGASARPDLPTPTSPLPTSPCSPTPRSLQGDAAPPQGEELIEAAKRNDFCKLQELHRAGGDLMHRDEQSRTLLHHAVSTGSKDVVRYLLDHAPPEILDAVEENGETCLHQAAALGQRTICHYIVEAGASLMKTDQQGDTPRQRAEKAQDTELAAYLENRQHYQMIQREDQETAV; translated from the exons GAAAGCCATCACCAAGTCGGGCCTCCAGCACCTGGCCCCCCCTCCGCCCACCCCTGGGGCCCCGTGCAGCGAGTCAGAGCGGCAGATCCGGAGCACAGTGGACTGGAGC GAGTCAGCGACATATGGGGAGCACATCTGGTTCGAGACCAACGTGTCCGGGGACTTCTGCTACGTTGGGGAGCAGTACTGTGTAGCCAGGATGCTG AAGTCAGTGTCTCGAAGAAAGTGCGCAGCCTGCAAGATAGTGGTGCACACGCCTTGCATCGAGCAGCTGGAGAAG ATAAATTTCCGCTGTAAGCCATCCTTCCGTGAATCAGGCTCCAGGAACGTCCGTGAG CCAACCTTTGTACGGCACCACTGGGTACACAGACGACGCCAGGACGGCAAGTGTCGGCACTGTGGGAAG GGATTCCAGCAGAAGTTCACCTTCCACAGCAAGGAGATTGTGGCCATCAGCTGCTCGTGGTGCAAGCAGGCA TACCACAGCAAGGTGTCCTGCTTCATGCTGCAGCAGATCGAGGAGCCGTGCTCGCTGGGGGTCCACGCAGCTGTGGTCATCCCGCCCACCTGGATCCTCCGCGCCCGGAGGCCCCAG AATACTCTGAAAGCaagcaagaagaagaagagggcATCCTTCAAGAGGAAGTCCAGCAAGAAAGGGCCTGAG GAGGGCCGCTGGAGACCCTTCATCATCaggcccaccccctcccccctcATGAAGCCCCTGCTGGTGTTTGTGAACCCCAAGAGTGGGGGCAACCAG GGTGCAAAGATCATCCAGTCTTTCCTCTGGTATCTCAATCCCCGACAAGTCTTTGACCTGAGCCAGGGAGGGCCCAAGGAGGC gctggagatgtACCGCAAAGTGCACAACCTGCGGATCCTGGCGTGCGGGGGTGACGGCACG gtGGGCTGGATCCTCTCCACCCTGGACCAGCTACGCCTGAAGCCGCCACCCCCTGTTGCCATCCTGCCCCTGGGTACTGGCAACGACTTGGCCCGAACCCTCAACTGGGGTGGG GGCTACACAGATGAGCCTGTGTCCAAGATCCTCTCTCACGTGGAGGAGGGGAACGTGGTACAGCTGGACCGCTGGGACCTCCACGCTGAGCCCAACCCCGAGGCAGGGCCTGAGGACCGAGATGAAGGCGCCACCGACCGG TTGCCCCTGGATGTCTTCAACAACTACTTCAGCCTGGGCTTCGACGCTCACGTCACCCTGGAGTTCCACGAGTCTCGAG AGGCCAACCCAGAGAAATTCAACAGCCGCTTTCGGAATAAGATGTTCTACGCCGGA ACAGCTTTCTCCGACTTCCTGATGGGCAGCTCCAAGGACCTGGCCAAGCACATCCGAGTGGTG TGTGATGGAACGGACTTGACTCCCAAGATCCAGGACCTGAAACCCCAGTGTGTTGTTTTCCTGAACATCCCCAG GTACTGTGCGGGCACCATGCCCTGGGGCCACCCTGGGGAGCACCACGACTTTGAGCCCCAGCGGCACGACGACGGCTACCTCGAGGTCATTGGCTTCACCATGACGTCCTTG GCCGCGCTGCAGGTGGGCGGGCACGGCGAGCGGCTGACACAGTGTCGTGAGGTGGTGCTCACCACATCCAAGGCCATCCCAGTGCAGGTGGATGGCGAGCCCTGCAAGCTCGCAGCCTCACGCATCCGCATCGCCCTGCGCAACCAGGCCACCATGGTGCAGAAGGCCAAGCGGCGGAGCGCCACCCCCCTGCACAGCGA CCAGCAGCCGGTGCCCGAACAGCTGCGCATCCAGGTGAGTCGCGTCAGCATGCACGACTACGAGGCCCTGCACTACGACAAGcagcagctcaaggaggcct CCGTGCCGCTGGGCACTGTGGTGGTCCCAGGAGACAGTGACCTAGAGCTCTGCCGCGCCCACATCGAGAGACTCCAGCAG GAGCCCGATGGTGCTGGAGCCAAGTCCCCAACATGCCAGAAACTGTCCCCCAAGTGGTGCTTCCTGGACG CCACCACTGCTAGCCGTTTCTACAGGATCGACCGAGCCCAG GAGCACCTCAACTATGTGACTGAGATCGCACAGGATGAGATTTATATCCTGGACCCTGAGCTGCTGGGGGCATCGGCCCGGCCTGACCTCCCAACCCCcacttcccctctccccacctcacccTGCTCACCCACGCCCCG GTCACTGCAAGGGGATGCTGCACCCCCTCAAG GTGAAGAGCTGATTGAGGCTGCCAAGAGGAACGACTTCTGTAAG CTCCAGGAGCTGCACCGAGCTGGGGGCGACCTCATGCACCGAGACGAGCAGAGCCGCACGCTCCTGCACCACGCAGTCAGCACTGGCAGCAAGGATGTGGTCCGCTACCTGCTGGACCATG cGCCCCCAGAGATCCTCGATGCGGTGGAGGAAAA CGGGGAGACCTGTTTGCACCAGGCAGCGGCCCTGGGCCAGCGCACCATCTGCCACTACATCGTGGAGGCCGGGGCCTCGCTCATGAAGACAGACCAGCAG GGCGACACTCCCCGGCAGCGGGCTGAGAAGGCTCAGGACACCGAGCTGGCCGCCTACCTGGAGAACCGGCAGCACTACCAGATGATCCAGCGGGAGGACCAGGAGACGGCTGTGTAG